The following are encoded together in the Streptomyces sp. NBC_01465 genome:
- a CDS encoding tetratricopeptide repeat protein, whose product MTQVPSGDSAGVQQVVHVENGFGYGCIGADIHVFGDGRPVYLLFGHRRRTGLESPWLRAQPSRMLDARAEIVDFTGRAAELEGLLTWRDTGPRLSVRWLHGKGGQGKTRLANLLAAESLGAGWKVVDATHGTDAHPPAEAGEDLRLDGHTGVLLLVDYADRWPLADLSWLLHNRILRHSVPARVLLIGRSATGWPALRGKLGQFRESIDTSDQFLPPLPDDGSARQRMFTAACECFARHYPQIDNPRAITPADALDDPDFGVTLVVHMAALVAVDAAAHGRRAPADMVGRTVYLLDREHENWRQLYENARHGLDFRTSDEDMARAVFAATLIGPADRRTARSVIERLMPHAPAERILLDHGVCYPPADPARVDSFEPLLPDRLAEDFVALMLPGSPITGYPSDAWAASVPAAVLRRGMDGAAPAWTPRTVAHLAAAADRWPHVGEGYLYPVVKADPQIALDAGSAGLGALAKIADGEVLDGSLLGVLESIDTVLPAGRHIDLDAGIAAVAERLTHRRLADTESAVDRAILHSHLSARYAHAGLADKAVASAERATTMFRSLAEADPGAHRAGLAGALVNLSAYLPGVGREVEELAVAQEAAAISRELTAADPQSDPSILSGALINVGSALLRRRRPQEALQVTMEAAAILLQGDDATRQRYIVPVATASDNLGMIFSALERPTDALAAADSAIELLQLVAERNLSAYLPDLARALRHRALWLRELGLPQEAALTLEEVVTTARRLVTANSDAHEPGLATALDNLGSYQVDAGWLDEAVPTLEEAVALFRRLATVNPDAHEPDLAKSLNNLSAVFARRGRLDEASQVIREAVDVGRRLAEVEPAAHLPDFALALDNLCALLGGMRRPKVLAALREAIDVRRRLAEADPDTHLERLIALLEESATQLRAAGRLREALVPLHETVAIHRRLAASGSEAHQADLARSLVNLSSLLADTEEDGALAAAREALALYWRLVAANPATHLPHLAVSVNRLNSLQVKGERYEEALTAADEVVENLRRLSPADPALYRPFIAKALSGAGRLRTARGSGLPQAEAALKEAVALFVQLAAYAPHEYADDLRDALITYAAVLEELGSTARADRIRRVTQTEATMDAVYEVLGM is encoded by the coding sequence ATGACCCAGGTGCCGTCCGGGGATTCGGCCGGTGTCCAGCAGGTCGTGCACGTCGAGAACGGCTTCGGCTATGGGTGCATCGGCGCGGACATCCACGTCTTCGGCGACGGCAGGCCGGTGTACCTGTTGTTCGGCCACCGTCGGCGCACGGGCCTGGAGTCGCCGTGGCTGCGGGCCCAGCCCAGCCGGATGCTCGATGCACGCGCGGAGATCGTCGACTTCACGGGCCGCGCAGCCGAGTTGGAGGGGCTGCTCACGTGGCGGGACACCGGGCCGCGGCTCTCGGTGCGGTGGTTGCACGGGAAGGGCGGCCAGGGAAAGACGCGTCTGGCGAACCTGCTGGCCGCCGAGTCCCTGGGCGCGGGTTGGAAGGTGGTCGATGCGACGCACGGCACCGACGCCCACCCGCCGGCGGAAGCCGGCGAGGACCTGCGTCTCGACGGGCACACCGGGGTCCTGTTGCTGGTCGACTATGCGGACCGTTGGCCCCTGGCGGACCTGAGCTGGCTGCTCCACAACCGCATCCTGCGCCACTCCGTCCCGGCGAGGGTGCTGCTGATCGGACGGTCGGCAACCGGATGGCCGGCACTGCGGGGAAAGCTCGGCCAGTTCCGGGAGAGCATCGACACGTCCGATCAGTTTCTGCCGCCGCTGCCCGACGATGGCAGCGCGCGCCAGCGCATGTTCACAGCGGCGTGCGAGTGCTTTGCCCGGCACTACCCGCAGATCGACAACCCTCGGGCGATCACACCTGCGGATGCGTTGGACGATCCGGACTTCGGGGTGACGCTGGTGGTGCACATGGCCGCCCTGGTGGCGGTGGACGCGGCGGCTCACGGTCGCCGTGCCCCCGCCGACATGGTCGGCCGGACGGTCTATCTGCTGGATCGGGAGCACGAGAATTGGCGCCAGTTGTATGAGAACGCCCGGCACGGCCTCGACTTTAGGACCTCCGACGAGGACATGGCGCGCGCGGTGTTCGCCGCCACGTTGATCGGACCCGCTGACCGGCGGACCGCCAGGAGCGTCATTGAACGGCTGATGCCGCACGCACCCGCCGAGCGGATCCTCCTGGACCACGGCGTCTGCTACCCGCCCGCAGACCCTGCTCGCGTCGACTCCTTCGAACCGCTGCTGCCCGATCGCCTGGCAGAGGACTTCGTCGCTCTCATGCTGCCCGGCAGCCCGATCACCGGGTACCCGTCGGACGCCTGGGCGGCTTCCGTTCCCGCCGCGGTCCTGCGCCGCGGGATGGATGGCGCGGCGCCGGCCTGGACGCCCCGGACCGTCGCCCACCTCGCGGCAGCGGCGGACCGCTGGCCGCATGTCGGGGAGGGGTACCTGTACCCGGTGGTGAAGGCCGATCCTCAAATCGCGCTGGACGCGGGCTCGGCCGGGCTCGGCGCCCTGGCCAAAATCGCGGACGGTGAGGTGCTGGACGGCAGCCTGCTCGGGGTCCTCGAATCGATCGACACGGTCCTGCCCGCAGGCCGGCACATCGACCTCGACGCGGGCATCGCCGCAGTGGCCGAGCGCCTCACCCACCGCCGCCTGGCGGACACCGAATCTGCCGTTGACCGGGCGATCCTGCACAGCCATCTCTCCGCGCGCTACGCCCATGCCGGTCTGGCCGACAAAGCGGTGGCCTCTGCGGAGCGTGCCACCACTATGTTCCGCTCGCTGGCAGAGGCCGATCCCGGGGCCCACCGGGCAGGCCTGGCAGGAGCTTTGGTCAACCTGAGCGCTTACCTGCCCGGCGTGGGCAGGGAGGTCGAGGAATTGGCGGTGGCGCAAGAGGCCGCGGCGATCTCGCGGGAGCTGACGGCGGCCGATCCGCAGAGCGACCCCAGCATTCTCTCCGGAGCCTTGATCAACGTGGGCTCCGCCCTCCTTCGGCGCCGACGGCCACAAGAGGCTCTGCAGGTCACGATGGAGGCGGCAGCCATCCTGCTCCAGGGCGACGATGCCACCCGGCAGCGTTACATCGTCCCGGTCGCCACCGCGTCGGACAATCTCGGGATGATCTTCTCCGCCCTGGAGCGGCCAACGGACGCGCTGGCGGCAGCCGACAGTGCCATCGAGCTTCTCCAGCTGGTCGCGGAGCGGAACCTCTCCGCCTACCTGCCCGATCTCGCCCGGGCGCTGCGCCACCGGGCGCTGTGGTTGCGGGAACTCGGACTGCCGCAGGAGGCGGCCCTGACTCTGGAGGAGGTCGTCACCACCGCAAGACGACTGGTCACTGCCAACTCCGATGCCCATGAACCCGGCCTCGCCACGGCCCTGGACAATCTCGGAAGCTACCAGGTCGATGCCGGATGGCTGGATGAGGCGGTGCCGACGCTTGAGGAGGCCGTGGCGCTCTTTCGCCGGCTGGCCACGGTCAACCCCGACGCCCACGAGCCCGACCTCGCCAAGTCGTTGAACAACCTCAGTGCCGTCTTCGCCCGCCGGGGACGTCTGGACGAGGCGTCGCAGGTGATACGAGAAGCGGTCGACGTGGGCCGCCGACTGGCCGAGGTGGAGCCCGCCGCCCACCTGCCCGACTTCGCGCTGGCCCTGGACAACCTGTGCGCCCTGCTGGGGGGCATGCGGCGCCCCAAGGTGCTGGCCGCCCTGCGGGAGGCGATCGACGTGCGCAGGCGACTGGCCGAAGCCGACCCGGACACCCACCTCGAGCGTCTCATCGCCTTGTTGGAGGAATCAGCCACCCAGCTGCGGGCCGCTGGGCGCTTGCGGGAGGCGCTGGTGCCCCTGCACGAGACGGTCGCCATCCACCGGCGGCTGGCCGCAAGCGGCTCCGAGGCCCACCAGGCGGACCTCGCCAGGAGCCTGGTCAACCTGAGCAGTCTGCTGGCCGACACTGAGGAGGACGGGGCACTGGCGGCAGCGCGCGAGGCACTGGCCCTCTATTGGCGCCTGGTCGCAGCCAATCCCGCGACCCATCTGCCGCATCTCGCCGTGTCCGTGAACAGGCTCAACAGCCTGCAGGTCAAAGGCGAGCGGTATGAGGAGGCACTCACCGCGGCCGACGAGGTCGTAGAGAACCTGCGCCGCCTCTCCCCCGCCGACCCGGCCCTCTACCGCCCCTTCATCGCTAAAGCGCTGTCGGGAGCGGGCCGACTGAGGACCGCCCGGGGCAGCGGGCTTCCGCAGGCCGAGGCCGCGCTGAAGGAAGCGGTCGCCTTGTTCGTGCAGTTGGCCGCGTACGCGCCGCACGAGTACGCGGACGACCTGAGAGACGCACTGATCACTTACGCCGCCGTGCTCGAGGAGCTCGGCTCCACGGCCAGGGCTGATCGCATCAGGAGGGTCACCCAGACAGAAGCCACCATGGATGCCGTATACGAAGTACTGGGGATGTGA
- a CDS encoding GNAT family N-acetyltransferase yields the protein MYPVSRHSSRLALRELTVDDVAAVLAIYGSREATEHLSFEPRTREETAAIVARSIASATATPRSEFALAVVERDGSELVGFARLALDPHQQRAATMGFALRPDSWGVGYGVEAVQLVLGLAFEEIGLHRVWGARSPLNEASAKTMIAAGMQEEGIIREHIQKAGRWRDSVVHAVLEHEWAAAPTR from the coding sequence ATGTATCCGGTCAGCCGTCACAGCTCCCGCCTCGCCCTACGCGAACTCACCGTCGATGACGTGGCGGCTGTCCTCGCGATCTACGGGAGCCGCGAAGCCACGGAACACCTTTCGTTCGAGCCCCGGACCCGCGAGGAAACGGCGGCGATCGTGGCCCGGTCCATCGCCTCCGCAACCGCAACTCCCCGCAGCGAGTTCGCCCTTGCTGTAGTCGAGCGCGACGGCTCGGAACTGGTCGGCTTCGCCCGTCTCGCACTCGACCCTCATCAACAGCGCGCCGCCACGATGGGATTCGCACTGCGACCGGACTCCTGGGGGGTCGGTTACGGCGTCGAGGCTGTGCAGCTCGTCCTCGGCCTCGCCTTCGAGGAGATCGGACTCCACCGGGTGTGGGGGGCGCGATCCCCGCTCAACGAGGCTTCAGCGAAGACGATGATCGCCGCAGGGATGCAAGAAGAGGGCATCATCCGCGAGCACATCCAGAAGGCAGGGCGGTGGCGGGACTCCGTCGTTCATGCCGTCCTCGAACACGAGTGGGCAGCAGCTCCCACGCGATGA
- a CDS encoding class I SAM-dependent methyltransferase translates to MFDQDAMLWDEWADTYNEKSLGPAAPVAAVLAELAAGGPALELGIGMGRVALPLARHGVPVTGLDVSTKMVRHLAERTGDLPVDYRLADMASFTLPGRHTLVYVVASTFYLLASAERQQGCLNCCGRALMAGGRLVVEASVPGSAALPLESGVIPRAVDEGVAKLSIVLHEAQTQLLHSQEVRLSADGTSLRKVTRRYVHLDELDQMAAFAGFTLEARYNGWDRTPYEDGQERHISVYSVPGQLGGGLGEG, encoded by the coding sequence ATGTTCGACCAGGACGCCATGCTGTGGGACGAGTGGGCGGACACCTACAACGAAAAGAGCCTTGGGCCGGCCGCGCCGGTCGCTGCCGTGCTGGCAGAGCTGGCGGCGGGCGGCCCGGCCCTGGAACTCGGTATTGGCATGGGCAGAGTGGCGTTGCCGCTTGCTAGACACGGAGTACCGGTGACGGGCCTGGACGTCTCCACGAAGATGGTCCGGCACCTGGCCGAACGGACCGGGGACCTGCCCGTCGACTACCGCCTGGCCGACATGGCGTCGTTCACGCTGCCCGGCCGTCACACGCTGGTCTACGTGGTCGCGTCCACCTTCTACCTGCTGGCGTCTGCTGAGCGGCAGCAGGGGTGCCTGAACTGTTGCGGCCGCGCGTTGATGGCCGGGGGCCGCCTGGTGGTCGAGGCGTCCGTGCCCGGGAGCGCCGCGCTGCCGCTGGAGTCCGGGGTGATTCCCCGAGCCGTGGACGAGGGCGTCGCGAAGCTCTCGATCGTTCTGCACGAGGCGCAGACACAGCTGCTGCACTCGCAGGAGGTCCGGTTGTCGGCGGACGGGACGAGCTTGCGGAAGGTGACCCGCCGCTACGTGCACCTGGACGAGCTGGACCAGATGGCCGCCTTCGCCGGTTTCACGCTGGAGGCCCGCTACAACGGGTGGGATCGCACCCCGTACGAGGATGGGCAGGAGCGGCACATCAGCGTCTACTCAGTCCCGGGACAACTCGGCGGCGGTCTCGGTGAGGGGTAG
- a CDS encoding MFS transporter, with product MTLLRRRRVLTLWAAQALSVFGDRLYAMAIMWIAWEQSGAGAMGLVAIAESVPYIVMGTLGRRIMDRFASLRALARVDVTRVVLVAVLPWAWSAFGTPGMLAVAALLGLAGAVFDPNLGALVPDLVEPGEVQAVNGLMDLTGRIARVAGPGAAGALLALVPQGALFLIDAVTFAVSALALAALGRTVATAAHEGPVPAKPAVSLKARALLRTHPATAAALTVHGAGIFAQAVAMALPALLASRLDAGAGAYGLALAATGAGALGGNLVAGNVRLPARLPVAYCLLWALSGLLLAVTGAVTSMPMLLAISAASGVVAPFLGISLQTHLAGFPPAARRRLMACDLTLIRTAGTTSMLAIPVLAASSPTAAFWAGGLATVAVSLAGAGAAWWWTRDRQPLPLTETAAELSRD from the coding sequence GTGACGCTTCTGCGCCGTCGCCGTGTGCTCACCCTGTGGGCCGCACAGGCCCTGTCGGTGTTCGGTGACCGCCTGTACGCCATGGCGATCATGTGGATTGCCTGGGAGCAGTCCGGGGCAGGCGCGATGGGCCTGGTCGCGATCGCCGAGTCCGTTCCGTACATCGTCATGGGCACCCTCGGCCGCCGCATCATGGACCGCTTCGCGTCCCTGCGCGCCCTGGCCCGCGTCGACGTCACCCGGGTCGTTCTCGTCGCCGTGCTGCCGTGGGCCTGGAGCGCCTTCGGCACCCCCGGCATGCTCGCCGTCGCCGCGCTCCTCGGTCTGGCCGGGGCCGTCTTCGACCCCAACCTCGGCGCCCTGGTCCCCGACCTTGTCGAGCCGGGTGAGGTCCAGGCGGTGAACGGCCTCATGGACCTGACCGGTCGGATCGCGCGTGTCGCCGGGCCCGGTGCGGCCGGCGCGCTCCTGGCCCTTGTCCCGCAGGGGGCCCTGTTCCTGATCGACGCCGTCACGTTCGCTGTGTCGGCCCTCGCGCTCGCCGCCCTTGGCCGCACGGTCGCCACTGCGGCACATGAGGGGCCCGTCCCGGCGAAGCCCGCCGTGTCGTTGAAGGCGCGGGCTCTGCTGCGCACGCACCCCGCGACGGCCGCTGCGCTCACGGTCCACGGCGCTGGGATCTTCGCCCAGGCGGTGGCCATGGCACTGCCCGCGCTCCTGGCCAGTCGGCTGGACGCCGGTGCGGGTGCGTACGGGCTGGCGCTCGCGGCCACCGGCGCGGGCGCGCTGGGCGGCAACCTCGTCGCGGGCAACGTGCGGCTGCCCGCCCGGCTCCCCGTCGCGTACTGCCTGCTGTGGGCGCTCTCTGGCCTGCTCCTGGCTGTCACCGGCGCCGTCACGAGCATGCCGATGCTGCTGGCGATCTCAGCGGCCTCCGGGGTGGTCGCCCCGTTCCTCGGCATCTCCTTGCAAACCCACCTGGCCGGGTTCCCGCCTGCTGCCCGCCGACGGCTCATGGCCTGCGACCTGACCCTAATCCGGACCGCCGGAACCACGTCGATGCTCGCCATCCCCGTGCTCGCGGCCTCCTCCCCGACCGCCGCCTTCTGGGCGGGAGGCCTGGCCACCGTCGCCGTCTCTCTGGCTGGGGCGGGCGCAGCATGGTGGTGGACACGGGACCGGCAGCCGCTACCCCTCACCGAGACCGCCGCCGAGTTGTCCCGGGACTGA
- a CDS encoding DUF6093 family protein, translating to MTTPVGGLPLESARRVVEQRVLTDTVQIFIPGVFDPDTFEQTPDTIIWEGPGAILPDHGADVTVRLTDGQGTPVGTSGRYRMLTPISAPTPTAEHRITLTEPKDPDAAGRIWTLDSVSAPAPR from the coding sequence ATGACAACACCAGTCGGGGGACTGCCGCTTGAGAGCGCCCGCCGGGTGGTGGAGCAACGTGTCCTCACCGACACGGTGCAGATCTTCATCCCTGGCGTCTTCGACCCCGACACGTTCGAGCAGACCCCGGACACGATCATCTGGGAAGGCCCCGGCGCGATCCTGCCCGACCACGGGGCGGACGTGACCGTACGGCTCACCGACGGGCAGGGCACACCGGTCGGCACGAGCGGCCGGTACCGGATGCTCACCCCGATCAGTGCGCCGACCCCCACCGCCGAGCACCGCATCACCTTGACCGAGCCCAAGGACCCTGACGCAGCGGGCCGCATCTGGACCCTGGACAGCGTGAGCGCACCAGCACCCCGGTAG
- a CDS encoding ATP-binding protein has protein sequence MNLQVQQTASLVDQRVDASAVMTAIVVREQAMAVPMIYRSVGLSRIQARRTLTMWNWCGDIEDAVLVVSELVTNSINHARVVGELLSLRLAVLEDGSLLVDVSDPVADFSNFGQSVAPSDGDEQGRGLRLVRAVGGDLWWFLRQGEGGKTVRAHLRPLA, from the coding sequence GTGAACTTGCAGGTTCAGCAGACTGCGTCACTCGTGGACCAGCGAGTGGATGCCTCCGCGGTCATGACCGCGATCGTTGTGCGGGAGCAGGCGATGGCGGTGCCGATGATCTACCGCTCTGTAGGGCTCAGTCGGATACAGGCCCGTCGGACCCTCACGATGTGGAACTGGTGCGGGGACATCGAGGACGCCGTCTTGGTAGTCAGCGAACTCGTAACGAATTCGATCAACCATGCCCGCGTGGTCGGGGAGCTCCTCTCTCTACGTCTGGCGGTACTTGAGGACGGCAGTCTCCTCGTCGACGTCTCCGACCCGGTGGCTGACTTCTCCAACTTCGGGCAGTCGGTTGCTCCGAGTGATGGTGATGAGCAGGGCCGCGGTCTTCGCCTGGTGCGCGCGGTCGGCGGGGACCTGTGGTGGTTCCTGAGACAAGGCGAGGGCGGCAAGACAGTGCGCGCCCATTTGCGTCCGTTGGCCTGA
- a CDS encoding phytanoyl-CoA dioxygenase family protein, whose amino-acid sequence MSGDGLLGAGGSRFVADWATAAAARARAAALVVEHRTSRTEVLRNPHQSEEWARAVVRSPRLLAAVSAVIGPDVAVENTFLVIKWPGSIFEVPWHQDGINDRIELDPKRSVAAWLALTDARQDSGCLHVMPGSQRAGYLPYGAEDDSGAVRGRALGAVVPAGVRGVPVPVMAGSGLLMDPQLLHRSGSNQGEGARLGLNIRFVAPDGVQMRDGSSPSLVPVSGSGW is encoded by the coding sequence ATGAGCGGGGACGGACTGCTGGGTGCCGGCGGGAGCCGCTTCGTGGCCGACTGGGCCACGGCTGCGGCTGCGCGCGCCCGTGCCGCGGCCCTGGTCGTGGAGCACCGGACGTCTCGTACCGAGGTGCTGCGCAATCCGCACCAGAGCGAGGAGTGGGCTCGCGCTGTTGTGCGCTCGCCCCGGCTGCTTGCCGCGGTGAGCGCCGTGATCGGTCCGGACGTTGCCGTGGAGAACACGTTCCTCGTCATCAAGTGGCCTGGGTCGATCTTCGAGGTTCCGTGGCACCAGGACGGGATCAATGACCGGATCGAACTCGACCCGAAGAGGTCGGTGGCCGCGTGGCTGGCGCTGACCGATGCCCGCCAGGACTCCGGGTGCCTGCACGTGATGCCAGGGTCCCAGCGGGCCGGGTACCTCCCGTACGGCGCTGAGGACGACTCCGGTGCGGTGCGCGGGCGGGCGCTGGGTGCGGTTGTCCCGGCTGGGGTGCGGGGCGTTCCCGTTCCGGTGATGGCCGGGTCCGGGCTGTTGATGGATCCCCAGTTGCTGCACAGGTCGGGCTCGAACCAGGGCGAGGGCGCTCGGCTCGGCCTGAACATTCGCTTCGTCGCGCCGGACGGCGTCCAGATGCGCGACGGCTCAAGCCCCAGCCTCGTCCCGGTCAGCGGGAGTGGCTGGTAG